A genome region from Thermomonospora amylolytica includes the following:
- a CDS encoding TetR/AcrR family transcriptional regulator, with translation MTTPLPPLPALSEAPGGRTRVVLTPIGAPPRLRADAARNRTRLLEAAARLAAEHGAANLTMEAVATAAQVGKGTVFRRFGDRAGLMLALLDHRERQLQTSFLTGPPPVGPGAPALDRLHAFGPAVLRHEHENRDIYLAAGADSARRYASPAYDFRLTHALVLLRQAGARGDLNLLAHTLLGYLDISLVHHLLTRRGMSLERLEAGWHDLVGRLTTT, from the coding sequence ATGACCACGCCCCTGCCGCCCCTGCCCGCCCTCTCCGAAGCCCCGGGCGGACGGACCAGGGTGGTCCTCACCCCCATCGGCGCACCGCCCCGGTTGCGGGCCGACGCCGCCCGCAACCGCACCCGCCTGCTGGAGGCCGCCGCCCGCCTGGCCGCCGAGCACGGGGCCGCCAACCTGACCATGGAGGCCGTCGCCACGGCCGCCCAGGTCGGCAAGGGCACCGTCTTCCGCCGGTTCGGCGACCGCGCCGGGCTGATGCTGGCCCTGCTGGACCACCGCGAACGGCAGCTCCAGACCTCGTTTCTCACCGGCCCGCCCCCCGTGGGCCCCGGCGCGCCCGCCCTCGACCGCCTCCACGCGTTCGGACCGGCCGTCCTCCGCCATGAACACGAGAACCGGGACATCTACCTGGCCGCCGGCGCCGACTCCGCCCGCCGCTACGCCAGCCCCGCCTACGACTTCCGCCTCACCCACGCGCTGGTGCTGCTGCGCCAGGCCGGAGCGCGCGGCGACCTGAACCTGCTGGCCCACACCCTGCTGGGCTATCTGGACATCTCCCTCGTCCACCACCTCCTCACCCGCCGCGGCATGTCCCTGGAGCGTCTGGAGGCTGGCTGGCACGACCTCGTCGGCCGCCTCACGACGACCTGA
- a CDS encoding NAD(P)H-dependent oxidoreductase, which translates to MTVRVLALVGSLRAGSHNRRLAETAVRLAPENVRISLYEGLGELPFYNEDIDTEAALPEQAARIRSAAAEADALLLFSPEYNGTMPAVLKNAIDWLSRPYGAGAIHGKPVAVAGTAFGRYGGVWAQEEIRKAAGIAGATVLDDVKLAIPDSINRFAAAHPADDPEVVEGLTKVIDRLAAEISAAKAA; encoded by the coding sequence ATGACCGTCCGCGTCCTCGCACTCGTCGGAAGCCTGCGCGCCGGTTCCCACAACCGCCGTCTCGCCGAGACCGCCGTCCGCCTCGCCCCCGAGAACGTCCGGATCAGCCTGTACGAGGGCCTGGGCGAGCTGCCCTTCTACAACGAGGACATCGACACCGAGGCCGCCCTGCCCGAGCAGGCCGCCCGGATCCGCTCCGCCGCCGCCGAGGCCGACGCGCTGCTGCTCTTCTCGCCCGAGTACAACGGGACCATGCCGGCGGTGCTGAAGAACGCCATCGACTGGCTGTCCCGCCCGTACGGCGCCGGCGCGATCCACGGCAAGCCGGTCGCCGTGGCCGGCACCGCCTTCGGCCGGTACGGCGGCGTGTGGGCGCAGGAGGAGATCCGCAAGGCCGCGGGCATCGCCGGGGCCACCGTCCTGGACGACGTGAAGCTGGCCATCCCCGACTCGATCAACCGCTTCGCCGCCGCCCACCCCGCCGACGACCCCGAGGTCGTGGAGGGCCTGACCAAGGTCATCGACCGCCTGGCCGCCGAGATCTCCGCCGCCAAGGCCGCCTGA
- a CDS encoding cadmium resistance transporter — protein MDVGVIGQAAGLFAVTNVDDIVILALFFARSAGRRGAGLRITAGQYLGFLAILAVAVPAAFGATLLPGSAIGYLGLLPLALGLRAAWRTWRERDGDGEDDTPVARGGPGPLEVAAVTFANGGDNIGVYVPVFATAGTDAMGVYAAVFLILVAVWCAAGRFLATRPFVAGALSRWGHIALPVVLIALGLVILAEGGAFGL, from the coding sequence GTGGACGTCGGCGTGATCGGGCAGGCGGCCGGGCTGTTCGCCGTCACCAACGTCGACGACATCGTGATCCTGGCGCTGTTCTTCGCGCGGAGCGCGGGGCGTCGCGGGGCGGGACTGCGGATCACCGCCGGGCAGTACCTCGGCTTCCTCGCGATCCTCGCGGTCGCCGTTCCGGCGGCGTTCGGGGCCACCCTCCTGCCCGGGAGCGCCATCGGCTACCTGGGGCTGCTGCCGCTCGCCCTCGGGCTCAGGGCGGCCTGGCGGACATGGCGGGAACGCGACGGCGACGGTGAGGACGACACGCCGGTCGCGCGGGGCGGACCCGGGCCGCTGGAGGTCGCCGCCGTCACGTTCGCCAACGGCGGCGACAACATCGGCGTCTACGTGCCGGTCTTCGCCACCGCGGGCACCGACGCGATGGGCGTGTACGCGGCGGTGTTCCTGATCCTGGTCGCGGTGTGGTGCGCGGCCGGGCGGTTCCTAGCCACCCGGCCGTTCGTCGCCGGTGCCCTCAGCCGATGGGGGCACATCGCGCTGCCGGTGGTCCTGATCGCCCTCGGCCTGGTCATCCTGGCCGAGGGCGGGGCCTTCGGGCTCTAG
- the purD gene encoding phosphoribosylamine--glycine ligase: protein MRILVLGSGGREHAIARALHLDPAVTDLHVAPGNPGTQAFADNHVIDPSDPVAVTELAARLRPELVVIGPEAPLIAGVADALRRNGVLVFGPDRAAARIEGSKAFAKEVMAAAGVPTADARVCTTDDQVNEALEEFGPPYVVKDDGLAAGKGVVVTEDRELAVRHARACGRVVIEDYLDGPEVSLFALSDGNTAVPLMPAQDFKRAYDGDEGPNTGGMGAYTPLPWAPEGLVDEVMATVVQPTIAELRRRETPYVGVLYAGLALTSKGVRVVEFNARFGDPETQVVLDRLATPLGGLLQSCAIGGLVPDQRLEWRPGAAVTVVVAAEGYPESPVKGDPITGLEEAAAVEGAYVLHAGTKVNEDGVLVANGGRVLNVVGTGPDLAAARDTAYEAVGRIRLRGSHHRTDIALKATRLG from the coding sequence GTGCGCATCCTCGTCCTCGGCTCCGGTGGGCGCGAACACGCCATCGCCCGCGCCCTGCATCTCGACCCCGCCGTCACCGACCTGCACGTGGCCCCCGGCAACCCGGGCACGCAGGCGTTCGCCGACAACCATGTGATCGACCCGTCCGATCCGGTGGCGGTGACCGAGCTGGCCGCCCGGCTGCGCCCGGAGCTGGTGGTGATCGGCCCGGAGGCGCCGCTGATCGCCGGGGTGGCCGACGCGCTGCGCCGCAACGGCGTGCTGGTGTTCGGCCCGGACCGGGCGGCGGCGCGGATCGAGGGGTCCAAGGCGTTCGCCAAGGAGGTCATGGCGGCGGCGGGCGTGCCGACCGCCGATGCGCGGGTGTGCACGACGGACGACCAGGTGAACGAGGCGCTCGAGGAGTTCGGCCCGCCGTACGTGGTCAAGGACGACGGGCTGGCCGCCGGGAAGGGCGTGGTCGTCACCGAGGACCGGGAGCTGGCGGTCCGGCACGCACGGGCCTGCGGCCGGGTGGTGATCGAGGACTACCTGGACGGGCCGGAGGTGTCGCTGTTCGCCCTCAGCGACGGGAACACGGCCGTCCCGCTGATGCCCGCGCAGGACTTCAAGCGGGCCTACGACGGCGACGAGGGCCCCAACACCGGCGGCATGGGGGCGTACACCCCGCTGCCGTGGGCGCCGGAGGGCCTGGTGGACGAGGTGATGGCCACCGTCGTCCAGCCCACCATCGCGGAGCTGCGCCGCCGGGAGACCCCGTATGTCGGCGTCCTGTACGCGGGGCTGGCGCTGACCTCCAAGGGCGTGCGGGTCGTGGAGTTCAACGCGCGGTTCGGCGACCCGGAGACCCAGGTGGTGCTGGACCGGCTGGCGACCCCGCTGGGCGGGCTGCTGCAGTCGTGCGCCATCGGCGGGCTGGTGCCCGACCAGCGGCTGGAGTGGCGCCCGGGGGCGGCGGTGACGGTCGTGGTGGCGGCGGAGGGTTACCCGGAGAGCCCCGTCAAGGGCGACCCCATTACCGGCCTGGAGGAGGCCGCCGCCGTCGAGGGCGCGTACGTGCTGCACGCGGGCACCAAGGTGAACGAGGACGGCGTCCTGGTCGCCAACGGCGGGCGGGTCCTGAACGTCGTCGGCACCGGCCCGGACCTGGCCGCCGCCCGCGACACCGCCTACGAGGCCGTGGGCCGGATCCGGCTGCGCGGGTCGCACCACCGCACCGACATCGCCCTCAAGGCCACGCGGCTGGGCTAG
- a CDS encoding magnesium and cobalt transport protein CorA, whose product MTRVRPRRATMALFKPLARPSRTAPESIPEPRSSAVIDWAAYIDGQRVDTETVADAVRLVRDGELADNGNGMGFVWIGLHEPDAAELERLAPVFGLHPLAVEDAIHAHQRPKLERYDDVQFFVMKTVGLVDRHDGDVVETGEIMIFCGPDFVVTVRHGRHGDLRRVRRRLEADPGRLNLGPTAVVHAIVDHVVDGYMCVAEAVQDDIDEVEEAVFSPGRTDESRRIYRLKREVIQLKRAVGPLAGPLRSLAGRRFVPPEIKEYLRDVEDHLTRVRDQVESYDELLNPILQAHMTQVTVADNQDMRRISAWGAIIMLPTAVTGVYGMNFDNMPALHTEWGYVAVLAVIAVMCLALHRGFRKNGWL is encoded by the coding sequence ATGACTCGCGTTCGCCCCCGCCGGGCGACGATGGCGCTGTTCAAGCCGCTGGCCCGGCCGAGCCGTACCGCCCCCGAATCCATCCCCGAGCCGCGCAGTTCCGCGGTCATCGACTGGGCCGCCTACATCGACGGGCAGCGCGTCGACACCGAGACCGTCGCCGACGCGGTGCGCCTGGTCCGCGACGGCGAGCTCGCCGACAACGGCAACGGCATGGGCTTCGTGTGGATCGGCCTGCACGAGCCCGACGCCGCCGAGCTGGAGCGCCTGGCCCCCGTCTTCGGCCTGCACCCGCTGGCGGTCGAGGACGCCATCCACGCCCACCAGCGGCCCAAGCTCGAGCGGTACGACGACGTCCAGTTCTTCGTGATGAAGACGGTCGGGCTGGTCGACCGGCACGACGGCGACGTGGTGGAGACCGGCGAGATCATGATCTTCTGCGGCCCCGACTTCGTGGTCACCGTCCGCCACGGCCGCCACGGCGACCTGCGCCGCGTCCGCCGCCGCCTGGAGGCCGACCCCGGCCGCCTCAACCTTGGCCCGACCGCCGTCGTGCACGCCATCGTGGACCACGTCGTGGACGGCTACATGTGCGTCGCCGAGGCCGTCCAGGACGACATCGACGAGGTCGAGGAGGCCGTCTTCTCCCCCGGCCGGACCGACGAGTCCCGCCGCATCTACCGCCTCAAGCGCGAGGTCATCCAGCTCAAGCGCGCCGTCGGCCCCCTCGCCGGGCCGCTGCGCAGCCTGGCCGGCCGCCGTTTCGTACCGCCGGAGATCAAGGAGTACCTGCGCGACGTGGAGGACCACCTGACCCGCGTCCGCGACCAGGTCGAGTCCTACGACGAACTGCTCAACCCCATCCTCCAGGCGCACATGACCCAGGTGACGGTCGCCGACAACCAGGACATGCGCCGGATCTCCGCCTGGGGCGCCATCATCATGCTCCCCACCGCCGTCACCGGCGTGTACGGGATGAACTTCGACAACATGCCCGCCCTGCACACCGAGTGGGGCTACGTGGCGGTCTTGGCCGTCATCGCCGTCATGTGCCTGGCCCTGCACCGCGGCTTCCGTAAGAACGGCTGGCTGTGA
- a CDS encoding glycerophosphodiester phosphodiesterase family protein, with translation MTLLNGRVEVHGHRGARGLRPENTLPGFAHALRLGVDAVELDVGLTADGVVVVNHDQSLSAVTATDTAPAVPGDPLFPYVGRDIRDLTLAQVKTVDAGMRRLGPGQDSDPFVLTQLPMPGTRVPTLAEVCGLLHGLPAVRPAVELKTDPGWPDDEIRRFVAAVAEVLDDFALLSRSRLLAFDWRVLVEAHRQAPQATRVALVERKTLVPGTEWLAGLSPEDPAAAAVAVGAGILSPEYHLVTSQLVHDAHGLGLPVAVWTVNDPADMARFVEYGVDAIVTDYPDRLRRVLTAYGLPLPESCTPAYLP, from the coding sequence GTGACCTTGCTGAACGGACGCGTCGAGGTGCACGGGCATCGGGGGGCGCGCGGGCTGCGGCCGGAGAACACGCTCCCCGGTTTCGCGCACGCCCTCCGGCTCGGCGTGGACGCCGTCGAGCTGGACGTGGGTCTCACCGCCGACGGGGTGGTGGTCGTCAACCACGACCAGTCGCTGTCCGCGGTCACCGCCACCGACACCGCTCCGGCGGTCCCCGGCGACCCGCTGTTCCCCTATGTGGGCCGCGACATCCGCGACCTGACCCTCGCCCAGGTCAAGACCGTGGACGCGGGGATGCGGCGGCTCGGTCCCGGCCAGGACTCCGACCCGTTCGTCCTCACCCAGTTGCCGATGCCCGGCACGCGCGTGCCGACCCTCGCCGAGGTCTGCGGCCTGCTGCACGGCCTGCCCGCCGTCCGCCCGGCGGTCGAGCTCAAGACCGATCCGGGCTGGCCGGACGACGAGATCCGCCGTTTCGTCGCCGCCGTCGCCGAGGTCCTGGACGACTTCGCCCTGCTGTCCCGGTCCCGGCTGCTGGCGTTCGACTGGCGGGTGCTGGTCGAGGCGCACCGGCAGGCCCCGCAGGCCACCCGGGTCGCCCTGGTCGAGCGCAAGACCCTCGTCCCCGGCACCGAGTGGCTGGCCGGCCTGTCCCCCGAGGACCCCGCCGCCGCCGCGGTCGCCGTCGGCGCGGGCATCCTGTCCCCCGAGTACCACCTGGTGACCTCGCAACTGGTCCACGACGCCCACGGCCTGGGCCTCCCGGTCGCCGTCTGGACGGTGAACGACCCCGCCGACATGGCCCGCTTCGTCGAGTACGGCGTCGACGCCATCGTCACCGACTACCCCGACCGCCTCCGCCGGGTCCTCACCGCCTACGGCCTGCCGCTGCCCGAGTCCTGCACCCCGGCCTACCTGCCCTGA
- a CDS encoding adenylosuccinate synthase encodes MPAIVLVGAQWGDEGKGKATDLLGGDVDYVVRYQGGNNAGHTVVIGDKSYALHLLPSGVLSPDVIPVIGNGVVIDPGVLLGEIDGLAERGVSCERLLISADAHLIMPHHRALDKVTERYLGKARIGTTGRGIGPAYADKINRMGIRVQDLFDEGILMQKLDLALREKNQVLTKVYNRRRIETGPVVEEYLRYGERLRPYVADTTLVLNRALDEGKVVLLEGAQGTLLDIDHGTYPFVTSSSPTAGGACAGSGIGPTKISRVIGILKAYTTRVGSGPFPTELTDEMGEYLRKTGGEYGVTTGRDRRCGWFDAVIARYATRVNGITDYFLTKLDVLSGLERIPVCVAYDVDGVQHDEMPPSQTEFHHAKPILEYLDGWQEDISGAKTFEDLPPNAQTYVRAIEEMSGAQISAIGVGPGREQTLSIRPLV; translated from the coding sequence ATGCCTGCCATCGTGCTTGTCGGCGCCCAGTGGGGAGACGAGGGCAAGGGCAAGGCCACGGACCTGCTCGGCGGGGACGTCGACTACGTCGTTCGTTACCAGGGCGGTAACAACGCCGGCCACACCGTCGTCATCGGCGACAAGAGCTACGCGCTGCACCTGCTGCCGTCGGGGGTGCTGTCCCCGGACGTGATCCCGGTGATCGGCAACGGGGTGGTGATCGACCCCGGCGTGCTGCTCGGCGAGATCGACGGGCTGGCCGAGCGCGGCGTCTCCTGCGAGCGGCTGCTGATCTCGGCCGACGCGCACCTGATCATGCCCCACCACCGGGCGCTGGACAAGGTCACCGAGCGGTACCTGGGCAAGGCCCGGATCGGCACCACCGGGCGCGGCATCGGCCCGGCCTACGCCGACAAGATCAACCGGATGGGCATCCGGGTGCAGGACCTGTTCGACGAGGGCATCCTGATGCAGAAGCTGGACCTGGCGCTGCGCGAGAAGAACCAGGTCCTCACCAAGGTCTACAACCGGCGGCGGATCGAGACCGGCCCGGTGGTGGAGGAGTACCTGCGGTACGGGGAGCGGCTGCGCCCGTACGTCGCCGACACCACCCTGGTCCTGAACCGGGCGCTGGACGAGGGCAAGGTCGTGCTGCTGGAGGGCGCCCAGGGCACCCTGCTGGACATCGACCACGGCACCTACCCGTTCGTCACCTCCTCCAGCCCCACCGCGGGCGGCGCCTGCGCGGGCTCCGGCATCGGCCCCACCAAGATCAGCCGGGTGATCGGGATCCTCAAGGCGTACACCACCCGGGTCGGCTCCGGGCCGTTCCCCACCGAGCTGACCGACGAGATGGGCGAGTACCTGCGCAAGACCGGCGGCGAGTACGGGGTGACCACCGGCCGGGACCGCCGCTGCGGCTGGTTCGACGCGGTGATCGCCCGCTACGCCACCCGGGTGAACGGCATCACCGACTACTTCCTGACCAAGCTGGACGTGCTGTCGGGCCTGGAGCGGATCCCGGTCTGCGTGGCCTACGACGTCGACGGCGTGCAGCACGACGAGATGCCGCCGTCGCAGACCGAGTTCCACCACGCCAAGCCGATCCTGGAGTACCTGGACGGCTGGCAGGAGGACATCTCCGGCGCCAAGACCTTCGAGGACCTCCCGCCGAACGCCCAGACCTACGTCCGCGCCATCGAGGAGATGTCCGGCGCGCAGATCTCCGCCATCGGCGTCGGCCCGGGCCGCGAGCAGACCCTCTCGATCCGTCCCCTGGTCTGA
- a CDS encoding DUF3151 domain-containing protein: MSQNLLGGPPPTELPDNPEAREALENGVDPVEVAAKHPTYSAAWAALADRAFENKNVIESYAYARTGYHRGLDQLRRAGWKGHGPIPWEHEPNRGFLRALHALGRAAAAIGETEEAERCRTFLRDSSAEAADTLESADRPS, from the coding sequence ATGAGCCAGAACCTGCTCGGCGGACCGCCGCCCACCGAACTTCCGGACAACCCCGAAGCCCGAGAGGCTCTGGAGAACGGCGTGGACCCGGTCGAGGTCGCCGCCAAGCACCCGACCTACTCGGCGGCCTGGGCGGCCCTGGCCGACCGCGCGTTCGAGAACAAGAACGTGATCGAGTCCTACGCGTACGCGCGGACCGGCTACCACCGCGGCCTGGACCAGTTGCGCCGCGCCGGCTGGAAGGGCCACGGCCCGATCCCGTGGGAGCACGAGCCCAACCGCGGCTTCCTGCGCGCCCTGCACGCCCTGGGCCGCGCCGCCGCCGCGATCGGCGAGACCGAGGAGGCCGAACGCTGCCGCACCTTCCTGCGCGACAGCAGCGCCGAGGCCGCCGACACCCTGGAGTCCGCCGACCGCCCCTCCTGA
- a CDS encoding GNAT family N-acetyltransferase has protein sequence MTQLNGEGDHLRLEDVRVRPYGITDAPRLRRMSARLSTASLFTRFFTGTPYIPETYVRRLDRLDHWNHEALAALLDDDIVGIAEYVRDRADPHRAELAVLVTDPWQHHGVGRLLVGCLARMAARRGITAFGADVLLENRAALSAVHTGWPLARPSYEDGSAIFRLPLAPTAA, from the coding sequence ATGACGCAACTCAATGGAGAGGGCGATCACCTCCGGCTGGAGGACGTGCGGGTCCGCCCGTACGGCATCACCGACGCGCCCCGGCTGCGCCGCATGTCGGCACGGCTGTCCACGGCCAGCCTGTTCACCCGGTTCTTCACCGGGACCCCGTACATCCCCGAGACGTACGTCCGCAGGCTGGACCGCCTCGACCACTGGAACCACGAGGCGCTGGCGGCCCTGCTCGACGACGACATCGTGGGCATCGCCGAGTACGTCCGCGACCGCGCCGACCCGCACCGCGCCGAACTGGCGGTCCTGGTCACCGACCCCTGGCAGCACCACGGCGTGGGCCGTCTCCTGGTCGGCTGCCTGGCCCGCATGGCCGCCCGGCGGGGCATCACCGCGTTCGGCGCCGACGTCCTCCTGGAGAACCGCGCCGCCCTGTCCGCCGTCCACACCGGCTGGCCCCTCGCCCGGCCGTCGTACGAGGACGGCTCGGCGATCTTCCGCCTCCCGCTCGCCCCGACCGCCGCCTAG
- a CDS encoding winged helix-turn-helix transcriptional regulator: MLPRTYETQNCSIARALEVVGDRWTLLVIRSAFEGVRRFDDFTEHLGVARNVLTDRLNRLCDEGILRKHRYSERPERHEYRLTRKGVELWPTIMTLLKWGDRYYAADGPPVVVRHRGCDGALTERLTCDSCGAPLGPTDVEAHPGPGAR, encoded by the coding sequence GTGTTGCCGCGCACCTACGAGACGCAGAACTGCTCGATCGCCCGCGCCCTGGAGGTCGTCGGGGATCGCTGGACGCTGCTGGTGATCCGCAGCGCGTTCGAGGGGGTGCGGCGCTTCGACGACTTCACCGAGCATCTGGGCGTCGCCCGCAACGTCCTGACCGACCGCCTGAACCGGTTGTGCGACGAGGGCATCCTGCGCAAGCACCGCTACTCCGAACGCCCCGAGCGCCACGAGTACCGCCTGACCCGCAAGGGCGTCGAACTCTGGCCCACCATCATGACCCTCCTCAAGTGGGGCGACCGCTACTACGCCGCCGACGGCCCGCCCGTCGTGGTCCGCCACCGCGGTTGCGACGGCGCCCTCACCGAACGCCTGACCTGCGACTCCTGCGGCGCCCCTCTGGGCCCCACCGACGTGGAGGCCCACCCCGGCCCCGGCGCCCGCTGA